A portion of the Manihot esculenta cultivar AM560-2 chromosome 2, M.esculenta_v8, whole genome shotgun sequence genome contains these proteins:
- the LOC122723067 gene encoding secreted RxLR effector protein 161-like has product MQNSEGIYLSQKKYASELLERFHLHNGNPVKNPIVPGSKFSKDGGGAKVDATLFKQLIGSLMYITATRLDRGDTTELVAYIDSDYTGDIDDKRSMSGYVFLMNRGAVSWASKKQPVVTLSTIKAEFIVAASCAYQCVWMQRILQ; this is encoded by the exons ATGCAAAATTCAGAAGGTATCTATCTAAGTCAAAAGAAATATGCTAGTGAGTTGTTGGAGAGGTTTCACTTGCATAATGGAAATCCAGTTAAGAATCCAATTGTACCAGGTTCTAAATTCTCGAAGGATGGAGGAGGAGCTAAGGTGGATGCAACCTTATTTAAACAATTAATTGGGAGTCTCATGTATATTACTGCTACAAGGCTAGAT AGAGGTGATACAACAGAACTAGTTGCCTATATAGATAGTGATTATACAGGGGACATCGATGATAAGAGGAGTATGAGTGGTTATGTGTTTTTGATGAATAGAGGGGCAGTTTCTTGGGCCTCAAAAAAGCAGCCGGTGGTGACACTATCAACCATAAAAGCTGAATTCATTGTGGCAGCATCTTGCGCCTATCAATGTGTCTGGATGCAAAGGATTCTGCAGTAA